From one Oncorhynchus clarkii lewisi isolate Uvic-CL-2024 chromosome 6, UVic_Ocla_1.0, whole genome shotgun sequence genomic stretch:
- the LOC139411237 gene encoding endothelial differentiation-related factor 1 homolog, whose product MAESDWDTVTILRKKGPTVAQSKSKQAVAAAQRRGEELDTTKKWAAGQNKQHVITKNTAKLDRETEELQHQRVSLEVGKVIQQGRQNQGLTQKDLATKINEKPQIIGDYESGKAIPNNQVMGKIERAIGLKLRGKDIGKPLEAVPKKK is encoded by the exons ATGGCAGAAAGTGACTGGGATACCGTGACCATACTGAGGAAGAAGGGACCAACTGTCGCACAGTCGAAGTCGAAAcag GCTGTTGCAGCAGCTCAAAGACGTGGAGAAGAACTTGATACTACTAAGAAAT gggcTGCAGGACAAAACAAACAGCACGTGATCACCAAGAATACAGCAAAGCTtgacagagagactgaagagCTTCAACACCAAAGAGTATCTCTGGAGGTGGGCAAGGTCATCCAACAAGGCCGGCAAAATCAGGGCCTGACGCAGAAAGACCTGGCCACT aaAATCAATGAAAAACCACAGATAATTGGAGACTACGAATCTGGAAAGGCTATCCCCAATAACCAAGTCATGGGAAAGATTGAAAGAGCAATTG GACTGAAGTTGCGTGGGAAGGACATTGGGAAACCCTTGGAGGCAGTCCCAAAGAAAAAGTGA